A region of Trachemys scripta elegans isolate TJP31775 chromosome 24, CAS_Tse_1.0, whole genome shotgun sequence DNA encodes the following proteins:
- the LOC117869533 gene encoding cortexin-3-like: MAEDVLSTTLSVPGVALPVPGVALPIPIPSLTLEQKAAFVFVFFLFIFLGLLIVRCFRILLDPYRSTSSSTWTDYMEKDASDYRLP, translated from the coding sequence ATGGCAGAGGACGTCCTCAGTACCACCCTGTCCGTGCCGGGAGTTGCCCTGCCTGTGCCAGGAGTTGCCCTGCCCATTCCGATCCCGTCCCTGACCTTGGAGCAGAAGGCAGCCTTTGTCTTCGtcttcttcctcttcatcttcctgGGCCTTTTGATTGTCCGCTGCTTCCGGATCCTGCTGGACCCGTACCGGAGCACGTCCTCCTCCACCTGGACGGACTACATGGAGAAAGACGCGTCCGATTACCGCCTCCCCTGA